In one Papilio machaon chromosome 15, ilPapMach1.1, whole genome shotgun sequence genomic region, the following are encoded:
- the LOC106721048 gene encoding uncharacterized protein LOC106721048: MSPKCPVLPLQDVTLSLVGRQLIHALSRVTTDEDVELPFAMVSSYYESMGATNDIFQDLLNLILSSEYLEPSIRYLSMKLLLKENVKSLATGIFPCHYYRKVLELITEQGKHLTALNLKGVWVKDEHLPLFYQLIKNLTNLTTLNIPYMANDEVLKFIGEHNKVLKLLDVSGETDITEIGIDAMLTGNPQLTQSLTVVNIGIYGEENVDHTDVALLIRRLPNLTNLGSYSFVGKAIYYIHNNDCPPGFKTKLQYMHDARTNLRTMKAIVALCPMLETIYLEEPDQGVLQLIKDLSYVNKIKLNKFQCHELHQLLDKIGYKIITLMLSASLGSFNFTRIAETCTNLESLEFYQIQTATHEEEVPFNKLEHIEIIHGNLSMQCLKYLMTSSPRLKKLIIGDEILLDDCDMSRMLRRYKFPYLEAIWFPNAPRLSAETVELLIECCPKLQSLGQLSGWRFTPDEMMLLRAIYASTNTDIILSPLGIFQQGN; the protein is encoded by the exons ATGTCTCCAAAGTGTCCAGTGCTTCCGCTCCAAGACGTAACACTCTCTTTAGTCGGCAGACAGCTGATACACGCGCTATCTCGTGTTACAACAGATGAAGATGTCGAATTACCTTTCGCTATGGTGTCCTCTTATTATGAAAGTATGGGAGCTACCAATGACATATTCCAGGATTTACTCAATTTGATACTAAGCTCCGAATACCTCGAACCGTCGATACGATATTTATCCATGAAACTATTGCTTAAAGAAAATGTCAAGAGCTTGGCGACCGGGATCTTTCCCTGTCACTATTACAGGAAAGTACTAGAATTGATCACGGAACAAGGAAAGCATCTGACTGCGCTCAATTTGAAAGGGGTATGGGTTAAAGATGAACATCTACCTCTATTCTATCAGCTGATAAAGAATCTCACTAACCTAACGACTCTTAATATACCGTACATGGCGAATGATGAAGTGCTCAAATTCATAGGTGAACATAACAAAGTGCTCAAATTATTAGATGTGTCAGGTGAGACGGATATAACAGAGATTGGAATAGATGCCATGTTGACAGGCAATCCTCAACTCACTCAGAGTTTAACCGTAGTCAATATAGGTATTTACGGTGAAGAGAATGTGGATCACACAGATGTGGCTTTGTTGATACGACGCCTGCCTAACCTGACGAATCTAGGCAGCTATTCGTTTGTGGGTAAAgctatttattacattcacaACAACGACTGCCCGCCGggatttaaaactaaattacaatacaTGCACGATGCTAGAACTAATTTAAGGACTATGAAAGCGATCGTCGCTCTGTGTCCGATGTTGGAGACAATATATTTAGAGGAGCCCGATCAAGGTGtgcttcaattaataaaagatttgagttatgtaaataaaattaaattgaataaatttcaatGTCACGAACTACATCAGTTGTTAGATAAAATaggttacaaaattataacgcTCATGCTTTCTGCTTCATTGGGGTCGTTCAACTTTACTAGGATAGCTGAAACTTGTACTAATTTAGAAAGTCTAGAATTCTATCAGATTCAAACGGCGACTCACGAAGAGGAGGTACCATTTAACAAGCTGGAACATATCGAAATAATACACGGTAACCTCTCTATGcaatgtttgaaatatttaatgacgTCCAGTCCTAGGTTAAAGAAGTTGATTATAGGAGATGAGATTCTTCTAGACGATTGTGATATGTCAAG GATGCTCCGTCGTTACAAGTTCCCATATTTAGAGGCAATATGGTTTCCGAACGCTCCGCGGTTGTCCGCAGAGACTGTGGAATTACTTATCGAGTGCTGCCCCAAGCTTCAAAGTCTCGGCCAGCTCAGTGGCTGGCGCTTCACCCCTGACGAGATGATGCTCCTGCGCGCCATCTACGCGAGTACCAACACTGACATTATACTTTCACCACTGGGTATATTTCAACAAGGCAATTAA